One Gadus morhua chromosome 1, gadMor3.0, whole genome shotgun sequence DNA segment encodes these proteins:
- the tuba5 gene encoding tubulin alpha 5 → MRECISIHVGQAGVQTGNACWELFCLEHDVGPDGVVLDVPLQANSRQDPFNTFFNTGSSGRHVPRALYVDLEPTVIDEVRVGTYRDLFHPEQLISGKEDAANNYARGHYTVGKEMIDTVMERIRKMTDQCTGLQGFLVFHSFGGGTGSGFTSLLMERLSVDYGKKSKLEFAIYPAPQVSTAVVEPYNSILTTHTTLEHTDCAFMVDNEAIYDICHRNMDIEHPSYINLNRLIGQIVSSITASLRFDGALNVDLTEFQTNLVPFPRIHFPLVTYSPIISAEKAYHEQLTVLEITSSCFEPANQMVKCDPRHGMYMACCMLYRGDVVPKDVNAAIANIKTRRSIQFVDWCPTGFKVGINYQPPTAVPGGDLATIQRSVCMLSNTTAIAEAWARLDHKFDLMYSKRAFVHWYVGEGMEEGEFTEAREDMACLEKDYEELGKMSTDSDGDELGEEY, encoded by the exons AGGGAGTGCATCTCCATCCATGTGGGTCAGGCAGGAGTGCAGACGGGGAACGCGTGCTGGGAGCTCTTCTGCCTGGAGCACGACGTGGGGCCTGACGGGGTGGTCCTGGATGTGCCCCTGCAGGCCAACTCTCGCCAGGACCCCTTCAACACCTTCTTCAACACGGGCAGCTCCGGGCGCCATGTCCCCAGAGCCCTGTACGTGGACCTGGAGCCCACTGTGATAG ATGAGGTGAGGGTTGGGACATACAGAGACCTTTTCCATCCTGAGCAGCTTATTTCCGGGAAAGAGGATGCAGCCAACAACTACGCCCGTGGCCACTACACTGTTGGCAAGGAGATGATTGACACGGTCATGGAGCGTATCCGTAAAATG ACGGATCAGTGCACTGGGCTCCAGGGCTTCCTGGTGTTCCACAGCTTTGGCGGCGGAACCGGCTCTGGCTTCACCTCCCTGCTGATGGAGCGCCTGTCAGTTGACTACGGCAAGAAGTCTAAGCTGGAGTTCGCCATCTACCCGGCCCCCCAGGTGTCCACCGCCGTGGTGGAGCCCTACAACTCCATCctcaccacccacaccaccctGGAGCACACCGACTGTGCCTTCATGGTGGACAACGAGGCCATCTACGACATCTGCCACCGCAACATGGACATTGAGCACCCCAGCTACATCAACCTCAACCGCCTCATCGGGCAGATTGTCTCCTCCATCACCGCCTCGCTGCGTTTCGACGGCGCCCTCAACGTGGACCTGACGGAGTTCCAGACCAACCTGGTGCCGTTTCCCCGCATCCACTTCCCGCTCGTCACCTACTCCCCCATCATCTCCGCCGAGAAGGCCTACCACGAGCAGCTCACCGTGCTGGAGATCACCAGCTCCTGCTTCGAGCCGGCCAATCAGATGGTCAAGTGTGACCCCCGCCACGGCATGTACATGGCGTGCTGCATGCTGTACCGCGGCGACGTGGTCCCCAAGGACGTGAACGCAGCCATCGCCAACATCAAGACCCGGCGCTCCATCCAGTTTGTGGATTGGTGCCCCACTGGTTTCAAG GTGGGGATTAACTACCAGCCTCCAACTGCAGTGCCTGGGGGCGACCTGGCCACGATCCagaggtctgtgtgtatgctGAGCAACACCACGGCTATTGCAGAGGCCTGGGCCCGCTTGGACCACAAGTTTGACCTGATGTATTCTAAGCGGGCCTTTGTCCACTGGTACGTGGGCGAGGGCATGGAGGAAGGAGAGTTTACTGAAGCCAGAGAAGATATGGCCTGTCTCGAAAAGGATTATGAGGAGCTAGGCAAAATGAGTACTGACTCGGATGGTGATGAATTGGGTGAAGAGTATTGA